The following DNA comes from Nocardioides panzhihuensis.
ATCTCCGGCCTGCTGCCCGCCGACCGGACGCCTGTGGTCAGCGCCGGCGGCAGCGCCTACTTCGAGCAGGTCGCCGACGGGCTCGCCCCGCTCGTGGCAGGTGACGAGGCCCGCGTGGTGCTCCGCAGCGGCGCCTACATCACCCACGACGACGGCTTCTACCGCGGCATCTCTCCCCTCGGCAGCGCCCCACGCACCACCGGACCCGGCCTGCGCAGCGCCCTCCACGGGTGGGTGCGGGTCTCCTCCCAGCCCGAGCCCGGACTCGCGCTCTTCGACGCGGGCAAGCGCGACCTGCCCTTCGACGAGGGCCTTCCCGAGGTCCAGCTCGTGCGCGCCCGCACGGCCGGCGCCCCACCGGCGCCGATCACCGGCGCGACCGTGACCGCGCTCAACGACCAGCACGGCTTCCTCCGCTGGGACCCCGCCACCGAGGCGCCCGTCGTGATCGGCGACGAGCTCCGTCTCGGCCTCTCGCACCCGTGCACAGCCTTCGACAAGTGGAGCCTCATCCCGGTCCTCGACGACGCCGACGCCGACGACCCGGTCGTCGTCGACCTCGTCCGGACCTGGTTCTGAGACCACCCAGGAGCCACCATGACCGACCTGCTCATCCGCGACGCGACCGTCATCGACGGCACCGGCGCCCCGGCCTTCCACGCCCACGTCAGCATCGACGCCGGGCGGATCACCGGCATCCACACCGATGCGCCGCCACCCGCCGCGCGCCGCACCGTCGACGCCGCCGGACGGGCGCTGACCCCGGGGTTCATCGACATGCACGCCCACTCGGACCTGCAGATCCTGGTCGAGCCCGACCACACCGCCAAGGTGAGCCAGGGAGTCACGCTCGAGGTCGTCGGGCAGGACGGACTCTCCTTCGCGCCCGCCGACCCCGCCACCCGCGCTCACCTGCGCCGACAGATCGCCGGCTGGAACGGCGAACCGGACGACTTCGACTTCGACTGGGACACCGTCGCCGGCTACCTGGACCGGCTCGACAGAGGGATCGCGTGCAACGCGGCGTACCTCGTCCCGCAGGGGACGCTGCGGCTGATGGTCGTCGGGCCGGACGACCGGCCCGCGACCGCCGCCGAGATCACCGAGATGGCCCGGCTGCTCCGGGTGGGGCTCGAGGAGGGTGCGGTGGGGATGAGCAGCGGCCTGACCTATCCGCCGAGCATGTTCGCCGACGACGAGGAGCTGGCCACGCTGTGCCGGGTCGTCGCCGAGGCCGGCGGCTACTACAGCCCCCACCACCGCTCCTACGGTGCCGGTGCGCTGGAGGCGTACGCCGAGATGATCGCCGTCGCCCGGACCTCCGGGTGCGCCCTCCACCTCACCCACGCGACCATGAACTTCGAGCCGAACCGCGGGCGAGCGGGTGAGCTCATCGAGCTCATCGACACCGGCCTGGCCGACGGCGTCGACATCACGCTCGACACCTACCCCTACCTCCCGGGCGCCACCACGCTCAGCGCCGTGCTGCCCAGCTGGTCGACCTCCGGCGGCCCGGACGCCCTTCTCGCTC
Coding sequences within:
- a CDS encoding N-acyl-D-amino-acid deacylase family protein, coding for MTDLLIRDATVIDGTGAPAFHAHVSIDAGRITGIHTDAPPPAARRTVDAAGRALTPGFIDMHAHSDLQILVEPDHTAKVSQGVTLEVVGQDGLSFAPADPATRAHLRRQIAGWNGEPDDFDFDWDTVAGYLDRLDRGIACNAAYLVPQGTLRLMVVGPDDRPATAAEITEMARLLRVGLEEGAVGMSSGLTYPPSMFADDEELATLCRVVAEAGGYYSPHHRSYGAGALEAYAEMIAVARTSGCALHLTHATMNFEPNRGRAGELIELIDTGLADGVDITLDTYPYLPGATTLSAVLPSWSTSGGPDALLARIADPGDRARIAYELDHVGTDGCHGCVTDWRTIQISGVRNPDLSRHVGRTVAEIAEESGQAATEVFFDLLVRDRMATTILQHVGHEENVQTIMRHRTHCGGSDAILVGERPHPRAWGTFPHYLARYVRELGVLDLVDCVHHLTGRPASRLRLHERGLVREGYAADLVLFDPDTVQDTATFEEPRQQARGIDWVLVNGTAVIEDGHRTDALPGRALRHTDEGTRVR